The DNA sequence ACTCCTCATCGCAAATTTCCACGAGCAACCCCGACGGCGCAGCGGCCAGGGGTCGGGCATCGTCACTATAGCGCCCGTCTCTGCAGGGATCTTGCCAACCTTCCACCGAGCGAAATTCGCCGCCGGCCGCCGCCTCCGGGAACATCCCTCCGTTCCAAACGTACCCTCTTCGAGAAGCCGCTGCGGGGCCGAAGCTCGGTGCCGGAAGCCCCAACCCAACATTTAGAGCTAGAATTCAGCGCACCCTGCGCCCCTTGCAGGGGATCGAGCGGAGATTTCGAAGGAGGTTCCCGAGTATGAAAACCGCGGCCAAAGTCGGCCTTTTCTTGATTCTTGGATTGGTGCTCCTGGCGGCCGTCGGGCTGGGCATCTGGGCCTTCACCCAGAGCTCCAAGGGCAATGTTCCGAAGGCGACGGTACTCGAGGTCAACCTCGCCAAAGCCTACCCCGAGCAGGCACCGCAGGATCCCATCGGCTCCCTCTTCGCCGATGATCAGATGCGCTTCTTCAAGCTCCTCGAGACCCTGGAAGCGGCCACCCAGGACGATCGCGTCGCCGGCATCGTGGCGCGCGTCGGTTCGATCGGCGGCATCGCCGACGTGCAAGAAGTGCGCGACGCCATCCTCGCCTTCCGGGCCGCCGGCAAGACCGCCGTCGCTTACACCGACACCTTCGGCGAGTTCGGTCCCGGCAACGGTGCCTACTTCCTGGCTTCGGCCTTCGACGAGGTCTACATTCAGCCTTCCGGCGATATCGGCTTGACCGGCCTCGTGCTGCAGTCCCAGTTCATCTCGGGCACCCTCGACAAGCTCGAGGTCGACGCCCAGATGGATCACCGCTACGAGTACAAGAACGCCATGAACTCGCTCACCGAGACCGCCTTCACGGAGCCACATCGGGAAGCTCTGGGCGCCCTCATGGAGTCGATCTTCGGCCAGATGCTGAACGGCATCGCCGAGGCCCGCGGAATGAGCGATGACGAGCTGCGGGCCACCATCGACCGCGGTCCCTTCTTCGGCCAGGAGGCGGTCGACGCCGGCCTGGTGGACGGGCTGCTCTACCGCGACCAGGTCTATGACCGCGCCAAAGAGATCGCTGGCGAGGACGCCGAGCTGCTCTTTTTCGAGCGCTATGCCCAACGCGCTGAAGATCTCTATGACAAGGGCGACACGGTGGCCCTGATCTACGGCGTCGGCGGAATCCAGCGCGGCGACAGCGCCACCAACCCCTTGACCGGCGCCTCCTCCCTCGGCGGCGACTCGATGGCGCGGGCGATCCGCGCCGCCATCGACGACGACGACGTGCGGGCGATTCTGCTGCGCGTCGACTGCCCCGGCGGCTCCTATGTCGCCTCCGACAGCGTCTGGCACGAGACCATCCGCGCCAAGGAAGCCGGCAAGCCGGTGATCGTCTCGATGTCCAACGTCGCCGCTTCCGGCGGCTACTTCATCGCCATGGCGGCTGACAAGATCGTCGCCCAGCCGGGCACCATCACCGGCTCCATCGGCGTCTTCGCCGGCAAGCTGGTGACCTCCGGCATGTGGGGCAAGGTCGGCATCACCTATGACCAGGTGCAGACCAGCGCCAACTCCACCATGTACCTCGCCACCGAGGACTACACCGAAGCCGAGTGGCAGCGGCTCCAGGACGCCCTCGATCGCATCTACGTCGACTTCACCTCCAAGGTCGCCGAGGGCCGCGGCCTGCCCGTCGAGCGTGTGCAGGAGATCGCCAAGGGCCGCATCTGGAGCGGCGAAGACGCCATCGAGATCGGCCTCGTCGACCGCCTCGGCGGCTTCCAGGTCGCCCTCGATCTGGTGCGGGAAGCGATCGAGGTCGACGCCGACGCCACCCTCCGCCTGAAGGAGTTCCCGCGCCAGAAGACGCCCTTCGAAATGCTGTTCAATCAGGATGAGGGTCCCGACAACAGCGAGAAGGCGGCCCGCGCCGTCATGGTCAGCACCCTCGAGTCGCTGCGCCCGCTGGCCCGCTTCGCCGAGCAGGTCGGCGTCCTCGAAGAGCAGCGCGGCGTGCTGATGATGCCGGATGTCGAGCTGATCACCGACTTCTAGACCTCATCGGCTCCCGAACCGAGACGGCCGAGCTTCCGCCCGAGGCTCGGCCGTTTTCCTTTCGAGGCACGACGCAAAGTCCAACGCCAGCGTGCCAGCCCCATGATCTGGACCGTTCTGCTCTCCGTCGGGGTCGTCCAAGGCCTTTTTCTCGCCACCTCCCTGTCGCTGCTGAGCACCCGCAACCGCACGGCGACGCGACGCCTCGCCCTCCTGGTGATGGTGTTCACGGCAGTGATCAGCGAGGAGCTGATCGACCGCGCGGGACTCTACGACGAGCTCCCCCACGCCATCTGCCTGGCAATCGGTGGCGAGCTCGTCATCGGTCCCCTGCTGCTGCTCTTCGCCCGCGCCGTCGGCCGCCGCCGGACCTCCCTGGGAAGCCAGGCCCTGCACTTCGCTCCCTTCGCCCTGCTGACCCTCCTCGGCCTGCCCTTCTACCTCAGCTCCGCAGCGGCCAAGCTCGCCTTTCTCGCCGCCCCGACTCCCGACTGGATGCTGCCCTTGGTGATCTTCAAGGCGGCCTTCCTGCTGTTCTACATCGCTTGGGGGTACCGCACCCTGGTGCTGGCCGACGGTGCCCGTTGGCTGCGCCGCGGCTATGTCGTCTTCGGCTGCACCGCCGGTCTGATCTACGCGGTGCTGTTTCTGCACCTGGCGGGCTTTCCCCATGGCCCCGATCCGGATTCGTTGTCGAGCTTGATCCTGGCGGCCTTCCTCTACGCCGCCGCGGCCCTGGTGATCTTCCGCCGCGATCTCCTCGACGCCGGCGAGCCGCGCTCCGTCCTGCCCCGCGGCCGACGCCGATTTCTCGCCGCTGAGCTCGAGCGCCATCTGCGCGACGAGGGCCTGGCGCGCGACCCCGAGCTCAACCTCGGCCGCCTCGCCACAACCCTGGGGACCTCGCAACACCACCTTTCGGAGGTCTTCAACCAAGAGCTCGGCAAGACCTTCTACCAGTACCTCAACGAGCTTCGTCTCGAGACCATCGCCGCCAGCCTCGCCGACTCTTCCCAGCGGCAGCGCAAGGTTCTCGACCTCGCCTTCGACGCCGGTTTCCAGAGCAAAGCGACCTTCTATCGCCTGTTCCGTCAGCGCTACGCCGTCAGCCCCAGCGAGTACCGGCGACGGCACAGCGCTGGCTCGGGGTCTCAATCGCCCGAACGAGACGACACCACACCCCACGACCACCAGCATTCCTGAAACGCGGCACCGACTCCCGGTGAGCGATCGAACTCAGGAGAATTCGTCATGGGCCTGCGACTGTCACTACTTCTCTGCTTGCTCCTCGCCGTCCCGCTCTGCGGTGACGACGCACCCGTCGACCCCTGGACCTACTACGGTGTCTTCCGGCTCGATGGCGGCGAGCTGTTCCAGGGCGGCCTCCTCGAAGAAGGCGAAAGGGCTCTGTGGGGCTTCGGTGACCCCCTCGAGCCTGCCATCGGCGGCCTGATCTACGACCGCACTTCGGCGACTCGTTTCGTCTCCGTCCTGCGCCCCGGCGCCGTCCTCGAGTTCTCGCAGCTCGACGCAGACGGCTACCAGGCCATCACCCTGGAAGAGGACGGCAAGGTCCTACAGGGCCGGCGGGCGCCGCGGCTCGAGCGCCTCGACGCCACCCTCGAGGTCGACGGCGGCGAGCTCGCCGTGTCCTTGAGCCTTCCGCTCTGCCCGGGCGGCCCGCGCCCGCTGGTGGTCTCGATCGCCGGCTCGGGCCGCAACACGCGACACAACAGCATCTTCTCCACCTTCTTCCTGTCTCGCGGCATGGCGGTGGCGAGCTTCGACAAGCGCGACGCCGATCCGCTCGCCGCCGGTTGGCAGGAGCAGGATCTGGAAGAGATCGCCGACGACGCCTCGGCCCTGTTGACCTGGGCCGCCGCCCAGCCGGGCATCGATCGCCAGCGCGTCGGCATCATGGGCTCGAGCCAGGGCGGCTGGACCGGCTCGATGGTGGCCGCCCAACATCCGGAAACGGCCTTCCTGATCGTGCGCGCCGGCCCCGGCGTCTCGGAACTCGAGACCCACCTCTACGAGCGCCGCCAGGAGCTGCGGGCCGAGGGCCTCGCAGGCAAGGATCTCGACAAGGCGCTCCAGCTCTCACGTCAGATCTATCGCCGCGCCATCGCCGGTGAAACCCTTGCCAGCACCGATCCCCTGGTCGCCCCCTGGCTCGGCGAGGACTGGTATCGCACCGCCTTCGGCGAGGGCCCGATCAGCCAGCGCTGGAGCCAGCGCTGGTGGCGCTGGGCCGGCCAGAACATGCCGGTCTCGGCACCGCCCCACCTCGAGCGCTATGCCGGTGCCGTGCTCTGGTTTCTGGGCGAGGAGGACCAGAACGTCCCCCTGGTATCGAGCCACTCCGCCCTCAGCGCGACCTTCTCTCGCTCCCCGGGATCGGACCATGAGCTGGTGGTCATCCCCGACGTCGGACACGACTTCATGCTCGACATGCCCTCGCCGCGAGCCCGCTTCGCCCCCGGCTTCTGGGACCGCATCGACAGCTGGCTCGCGGAGCGCGGCCTATCGGATCCGCAGTGCGTCCGCTAGGGGGTTGCTGAAAAAGTCCGCTTCGCTTCCTTTCCAACGCTGCTAGCTGTCTGTCTCAGGGGCCCCGAACTCGGCGGCTCTTGCCGCCGCCGGGCCCTCTCGGGCCCGGTAACAGCCTGCCGACGAGTTTTTCAGCAGCCTGCTAGGGAGCTAGTCGCTCGACTCGCCAGGTCTCTCCCTGGCGGCAATAGCGCAGGCGATCGTGCAGGCGGCTGCGGCGGCCCTGCCAGAACTCGATCTGGCGCGGCCGCAGGCGATAGCCGCCCCAGTGGGCGGGGCGTTTCGGATCGCCGTCACCGACTTCGTTTTCGGCCCGGCGCCAGCGCTCTTCGAGCTCGGCGCGATCGGCGATGACGGCGCTCTGGGGCGAGGCAACGGCGCCCAGGCGGGAGCCGCGAGGACGACTGTCGAAGTAGACGTCGGACTCTTCCGGAGAGATCTTCTCGATCCGACCGCTGATCCGCACCTGGCGATGCAGCGGCTGCCAGAAGAAGACCAGGGCCGCCTCCGGATTGACCGCCAGCTCTCGCCCCTTGGCGCTGTCGTAGTTGGTGTAGAAGACGAAGCCGCGCTGGTCGCACCCCTTGAGGAGCACCACCCGCGCCGAGGGCCGGCCGGCACCATCGGCGGTCGCCAGGGTCATGGCGTTGGGGTCCCCGAGGCCCGCCTCGCGAGCGGCTTCGAACCAACGCTGGAACTGCTCCACGGGGTCGGCACAAAGCTGCTCTTCGGTGAGCTCGCCATCGTATTCCTGCCGCAGGTTCGCCAAGTCGCTCATGGCGCGATTCTACCCGCCGGTCCCTGCCCGCGAGCGCTTTTCCGTCGGCCCACGAAGAATCTCGTCGCCACCAAAGGCAACCACCCGTCGCGCATCCGCTAGACGGAATCGCGGCCCATGGAGACAGCCCTCTGAAGTAGATCTCGCAAAGAGATCTTTCCCTTTCAAAGAGAGCTACTTAGAGGGTATTTCGCGAGCTTGATTACGCCCCGTTAACGCCCTATGTTCGAGACCCCGACGGGGATCGACCATGAACACCGCTCTCGCCTTTTCCGACCTGCCCGCCAAGCTCCGCCGGCGTCTCTCGAATGGTCGCGACCTGCTGCGGCGGCACCGTGACCATGGCCATCACGAGCGCTTCGCCACCGGCAGCGCCGGCTTCGACCGGCTGCTCGCCGGGCCGGGGCTGGTGCGTGGCGAGATGACGGAGCTCATCGGGCATCGTTCGAGCGGCCGCTTCTCGCTCCTCCTGACGGCCCTCGCCGAAACCACCCGCCGCGGCGAAGCGGCGGCCTTCGTCGATCTCGGCGATGGTCTCGACCCGCGTCAGCTCGCCGCCCTCGGGGGTGACCTCGAGCGCCTGCTCTGGCTGCGGCCGCGCACCCTCAAGGAAGCCCTCGCCGGCACCGAGGCGGTGCTCGACGGCGCCTTTCCGCTAGTGGTGCTCGATCTCGGTGAGCCGCCCATTCCCGGCGGCCGCGGTAGCGAAGCCTTCTGGCTGCGTCTGGCGCGGGCCGCCCAACGCCATCGCAGCGCCTTCCTGGTGTCGAGCCCTTACCGCGCCAGCGGCACCGCCGCCGCCACCGTGCTCACCGCTCGGCGCGGCCGGGGACAGTGGGGATCTCCCCGGCAGCCGGTGCTCGCCGGACTGTCCTCACAACTTC is a window from the Acidobacteriota bacterium genome containing:
- the sppA gene encoding signal peptide peptidase SppA — translated: MKTAAKVGLFLILGLVLLAAVGLGIWAFTQSSKGNVPKATVLEVNLAKAYPEQAPQDPIGSLFADDQMRFFKLLETLEAATQDDRVAGIVARVGSIGGIADVQEVRDAILAFRAAGKTAVAYTDTFGEFGPGNGAYFLASAFDEVYIQPSGDIGLTGLVLQSQFISGTLDKLEVDAQMDHRYEYKNAMNSLTETAFTEPHREALGALMESIFGQMLNGIAEARGMSDDELRATIDRGPFFGQEAVDAGLVDGLLYRDQVYDRAKEIAGEDAELLFFERYAQRAEDLYDKGDTVALIYGVGGIQRGDSATNPLTGASSLGGDSMARAIRAAIDDDDVRAILLRVDCPGGSYVASDSVWHETIRAKEAGKPVIVSMSNVAASGGYFIAMAADKIVAQPGTITGSIGVFAGKLVTSGMWGKVGITYDQVQTSANSTMYLATEDYTEAEWQRLQDALDRIYVDFTSKVAEGRGLPVERVQEIAKGRIWSGEDAIEIGLVDRLGGFQVALDLVREAIEVDADATLRLKEFPRQKTPFEMLFNQDEGPDNSEKAARAVMVSTLESLRPLARFAEQVGVLEEQRGVLMMPDVELITDF
- a CDS encoding helix-turn-helix domain-containing protein; this encodes MIWTVLLSVGVVQGLFLATSLSLLSTRNRTATRRLALLVMVFTAVISEELIDRAGLYDELPHAICLAIGGELVIGPLLLLFARAVGRRRTSLGSQALHFAPFALLTLLGLPFYLSSAAAKLAFLAAPTPDWMLPLVIFKAAFLLFYIAWGYRTLVLADGARWLRRGYVVFGCTAGLIYAVLFLHLAGFPHGPDPDSLSSLILAAFLYAAAALVIFRRDLLDAGEPRSVLPRGRRRFLAAELERHLRDEGLARDPELNLGRLATTLGTSQHHLSEVFNQELGKTFYQYLNELRLETIAASLADSSQRQRKVLDLAFDAGFQSKATFYRLFRQRYAVSPSEYRRRHSAGSGSQSPERDDTTPHDHQHS
- a CDS encoding prolyl oligopeptidase family serine peptidase, producing the protein MGLRLSLLLCLLLAVPLCGDDAPVDPWTYYGVFRLDGGELFQGGLLEEGERALWGFGDPLEPAIGGLIYDRTSATRFVSVLRPGAVLEFSQLDADGYQAITLEEDGKVLQGRRAPRLERLDATLEVDGGELAVSLSLPLCPGGPRPLVVSIAGSGRNTRHNSIFSTFFLSRGMAVASFDKRDADPLAAGWQEQDLEEIADDASALLTWAAAQPGIDRQRVGIMGSSQGGWTGSMVAAQHPETAFLIVRAGPGVSELETHLYERRQELRAEGLAGKDLDKALQLSRQIYRRAIAGETLASTDPLVAPWLGEDWYRTAFGEGPISQRWSQRWWRWAGQNMPVSAPPHLERYAGAVLWFLGEEDQNVPLVSSHSALSATFSRSPGSDHELVVIPDVGHDFMLDMPSPRARFAPGFWDRIDSWLAERGLSDPQCVR
- the pdxH gene encoding pyridoxamine 5'-phosphate oxidase; amino-acid sequence: MSDLANLRQEYDGELTEEQLCADPVEQFQRWFEAAREAGLGDPNAMTLATADGAGRPSARVVLLKGCDQRGFVFYTNYDSAKGRELAVNPEAALVFFWQPLHRQVRISGRIEKISPEESDVYFDSRPRGSRLGAVASPQSAVIADRAELEERWRRAENEVGDGDPKRPAHWGGYRLRPRQIEFWQGRRSRLHDRLRYCRQGETWRVERLAP